A genomic window from Acetobacter sp. includes:
- the wrbA gene encoding NAD(P)H:quinone oxidoreductase codes for MTKVLVLYYSSYGHIETMAHAVAEGVRAAGAQVDVKRVAELLPEDVAKSSHFKLEQSAPVATPAELVEYDAIIVGAPTRFGRLPSQMANFWDQTGGLWAKGALLGKVGAAFTSTASQHGGQETTLYSILTNLIHHGMVITGLPYSFQGQLTLDEVAGGSPYGATTIAAGDGSRQPSAVELDGAKYLGGHVAGIASKLLG; via the coding sequence ATGACCAAGGTTCTCGTTCTGTATTATTCCTCTTATGGCCATATCGAGACGATGGCGCACGCCGTGGCGGAAGGTGTGCGCGCTGCTGGAGCGCAGGTCGATGTGAAGCGGGTGGCCGAACTGCTGCCGGAAGATGTCGCGAAAAGCAGCCATTTCAAGCTGGAACAGTCCGCGCCTGTAGCGACCCCGGCCGAGCTGGTCGAATATGACGCCATCATCGTCGGCGCTCCGACGCGTTTCGGTCGTCTTCCTTCCCAGATGGCGAATTTCTGGGACCAGACCGGTGGACTGTGGGCGAAAGGCGCGCTGCTCGGCAAGGTTGGCGCGGCGTTTACGTCGACGGCCAGCCAGCATGGTGGTCAGGAAACCACACTCTATTCCATCCTCACAAACCTGATCCACCACGGCATGGTGATCACCGGCCTGCCTTACAGCTTTCAGGGTCAGTTGACGCTGGATGAAGTGGCGGGCGGCTCGCCTTACGGCGCCACCACCATCGCCGCGGGGGACGGTTCGCGTCAGCCGAGCGCTGTCGAACTGGATGGCGCGAAATATCTGGGCGGTCATGTCGCCGGTATTGCGTCCAAACTGCTCGGCTGA
- a CDS encoding LysR family transcriptional regulator, with protein sequence MRLPDFEAWAIFVKVAEHGSFARAAEAIQLSTPTVSKAVSRLEAHLGIALFNRTSRQLSLTETGRDTLLHARRMLADAEAAESEARDSTRIPSGVVRIAAPMTFGVDHLSPMLPALLERHPDLELDIHFSDALTDVVADGFDMAIRITSLADSTLKVRKLCSVRLMLVATPAWCGQVGPITHPEELSKLKGFVYTNTNTPGSMKLIHQDGDVFALSQQALIRANNAEAFLPSLEAGLGYGFFPEFMVWRGLRDGRFISLLPDWGLPAIGIYLITPPSTRRPLRVTTVMDYLMQAFTTMPWAQESKASD encoded by the coding sequence ATGCGCCTGCCGGACTTCGAAGCCTGGGCCATTTTCGTCAAGGTTGCCGAGCATGGTTCGTTCGCCAGAGCCGCTGAGGCCATCCAGCTTTCCACCCCCACCGTCTCCAAGGCCGTCAGCCGACTGGAAGCGCATCTCGGTATTGCGCTGTTCAACCGCACGTCCCGCCAGCTTTCACTGACCGAGACCGGGCGCGATACGCTGCTTCATGCCCGGCGCATGCTGGCCGACGCCGAAGCCGCGGAGAGCGAAGCCCGTGACAGCACGCGGATTCCCTCCGGCGTAGTCCGGATTGCGGCCCCGATGACCTTCGGGGTCGATCACCTCTCTCCCATGCTGCCTGCCCTGCTGGAGCGTCACCCGGATCTTGAACTCGACATCCACTTCAGCGACGCGCTGACAGATGTCGTCGCGGACGGGTTCGACATGGCGATCCGCATCACATCCCTTGCGGATTCAACTCTGAAAGTCAGAAAACTCTGCTCGGTGCGGCTGATGCTCGTCGCCACTCCGGCATGGTGCGGTCAGGTCGGACCCATCACGCATCCGGAAGAACTCTCAAAGCTTAAAGGCTTTGTCTACACCAACACGAATACGCCCGGCAGCATGAAACTCATCCATCAGGACGGTGATGTTTTCGCGCTCTCCCAGCAGGCCCTGATACGCGCCAACAATGCGGAGGCGTTTCTCCCTTCTCTGGAAGCCGGTCTCGGCTACGGGTTTTTTCCTGAATTCATGGTCTGGCGGGGATTACGGGATGGCCGTTTCATCTCGCTTCTGCCGGACTGGGGGCTGCCCGCGATCGGCATCTACCTGATCACGCCGCCGAGCACGCGTCGTCCACTGCGTGTCACCACGGTCATGGATTATCTGATGCAGGCTTTCACCACCATGCCATGGGCACAGGAGAGCAAAGCCTCTGACTGA
- a CDS encoding alpha/beta fold hydrolase, translating to MFLQTVRTSMRNLLATGTVLLTLSSGACAQTVAAPDVPSGTPLWKTLPPTPSPLSADANGLPVQSGYVRTDDGAKIYYAQAGDGEPVLLLHGGLANSDYMSGLARALLAAHYQVIVVDSRGHGRSSLGRTPIGYDRMADDAVAVLTHLKIGRAAVVGWSDGGIQGIDLALRHPDHITRVFSFAPNITTDGVDTSAESTPTVQAFIARTKQEYRHLSPSPGRFGKFESSIEHMWSDQPNWSDAQVAAITTPMWIVDGDHDEMIHLPHIQHIAHVIPQAGLLILPNVSHFAFLQNPELFSAAVINFLKLPTP from the coding sequence ATGTTCCTTCAGACCGTCCGCACGTCCATGCGCAACCTGCTTGCGACAGGAACCGTGCTGCTCACCCTTTCTTCTGGCGCCTGCGCCCAGACTGTCGCCGCTCCAGATGTGCCCTCAGGTACGCCCTTGTGGAAAACCCTGCCTCCGACGCCTTCCCCCCTATCCGCTGACGCCAATGGCCTGCCGGTCCAGAGCGGATATGTCAGAACGGATGATGGTGCGAAAATCTATTACGCACAGGCCGGAGACGGTGAGCCGGTTCTGCTGCTGCATGGCGGCCTTGCAAACTCGGATTATATGAGTGGACTGGCCCGCGCCCTGCTGGCGGCGCATTATCAGGTGATCGTCGTGGACTCCCGTGGACACGGACGCAGCTCGCTCGGCAGGACGCCCATCGGCTATGACCGCATGGCGGACGACGCCGTAGCCGTGCTCACACACCTGAAGATCGGGCGGGCGGCGGTTGTTGGCTGGAGTGACGGCGGGATACAGGGCATCGATCTGGCGCTGCGTCACCCCGACCACATCACCCGCGTCTTCTCCTTCGCGCCCAACATCACGACGGATGGCGTGGACACCTCGGCGGAGAGCACGCCGACAGTGCAGGCGTTCATCGCCCGCACGAAACAGGAATATCGTCACCTTTCCCCCTCGCCGGGACGGTTTGGAAAATTCGAGTCCAGCATTGAGCATATGTGGTCGGATCAGCCAAACTGGAGCGACGCGCAGGTCGCCGCCATCACCACGCCGATGTGGATCGTGGACGGCGATCATGACGAGATGATCCATCTTCCCCACATCCAGCACATCGCGCATGTGATCCCTCAGGCCGGGCTGCTGATCCTGCCGAATGTAAGCCATTTCGCCTTTCTACAGAATCCTGAGCTGTTCTCGGCAGCAGTCATCAATTTCCTGAAACTCCCGACGCCATAA
- the ribD gene encoding bifunctional diaminohydroxyphosphoribosylaminopyrimidine deaminase/5-amino-6-(5-phosphoribosylamino)uracil reductase RibD — MTDRSVFHQVGKAFQTALAEARRFVGATAPNPPVGCALLDAEGTILAVAAHHRAGAPHAEANALRVCAERGLTDRIATALVTLEPCNHTGRTPPCSEGLLATPVKTVWIACADPNPKVAGGGAARLEADGREVRWLEREQHHIPDGRILVAQCRGLIAPFIRWSVDQRAWLTVKQAVNIDGLMVPPTGRTTFTSNAALNLAHRLRRATDAVVTAGGTVRADLPGLDVRRVDDHMGRKPRMLVVCSRTQDVPRNWLTMAERRFDVIFADSVEDVPRRLAEAGVLWALVEAGPTLLGELRARSLWDDWLRIAVRPDGNEDFSVERRHGATPLALFDELAGAVVAGRSESV; from the coding sequence ATGACCGACCGTTCTGTATTCCATCAGGTGGGAAAAGCGTTTCAGACCGCGCTGGCGGAGGCGCGCCGTTTTGTCGGCGCGACTGCCCCCAATCCGCCGGTCGGCTGCGCCCTGCTTGACGCGGAGGGGACCATCCTCGCCGTGGCCGCCCATCATAGGGCCGGAGCGCCGCACGCCGAAGCCAACGCTCTGCGGGTCTGCGCTGAACGCGGCCTGACTGACCGCATTGCCACAGCCCTTGTCACTCTGGAGCCCTGCAATCACACGGGCCGGACGCCGCCCTGCTCGGAAGGTCTGCTTGCGACACCGGTCAAAACCGTCTGGATCGCCTGCGCTGATCCCAACCCGAAAGTGGCTGGTGGCGGCGCAGCAAGACTGGAAGCGGACGGTCGTGAAGTGCGCTGGCTTGAGCGTGAACAGCACCATATTCCTGATGGCCGGATTCTGGTCGCCCAGTGCCGGGGGCTGATCGCTCCCTTCATTCGCTGGAGTGTGGACCAGCGTGCGTGGCTGACAGTGAAACAGGCCGTCAATATTGACGGGCTGATGGTGCCGCCCACGGGCAGGACCACCTTCACCTCCAATGCCGCCCTGAATCTTGCTCACCGTCTGCGTCGTGCGACAGATGCCGTTGTCACGGCTGGTGGAACCGTTCGCGCTGATCTGCCGGGGCTGGATGTAAGGCGTGTTGACGATCACATGGGCCGTAAGCCCCGCATGCTGGTTGTCTGCTCCCGCACTCAGGACGTGCCGCGGAACTGGCTGACCATGGCCGAGCGGCGTTTCGACGTGATCTTTGCTGATTCCGTCGAGGATGTTCCCCGGCGTCTGGCGGAAGCCGGTGTGCTGTGGGCGCTGGTTGAGGCAGGCCCGACCCTGCTCGGTGAACTGCGGGCGCGAAGTCTGTGGGACGACTGGCTGCGTATTGCCGTACGTCCTGACGGCAACGAGGATTTTTCAGTTGAACGGCGTCATGGCGCAACACCTCTGGCGCTCTTTGACGAGCTTGCCGGGGCCGTGGTCGCTGGCCGTAGTGAATCTGTGTGA
- a CDS encoding riboflavin synthase, protein MFSGIIEHLGTVAAVQPGDASCILDIDTGMTDVILGESIAVNGVCLTATEFDEAGRVRFFVSAESLARTALGRLTEGSRVNLERAVTPATRLSGHIVQGHVDGVATFCTADLVGEARKLVFAAPAALRRYMVEKGSITLDGISLTLNAVSEPKDGEFTVEVMIIPHTWDHTTLGALSSGEPVNVEVDVIAKYVESVCQYR, encoded by the coding sequence ATGTTTTCAGGAATCATTGAACATCTCGGGACAGTTGCGGCCGTGCAGCCGGGAGACGCGTCCTGCATCCTCGATATAGACACGGGGATGACCGATGTGATCCTCGGCGAGAGCATTGCCGTGAACGGGGTCTGTCTGACCGCGACGGAATTCGACGAGGCAGGGAGGGTCCGCTTTTTCGTCAGCGCCGAAAGCCTCGCCCGCACGGCGCTCGGACGGCTGACGGAAGGCTCCCGCGTCAATCTGGAACGCGCCGTCACACCGGCCACGCGCCTGTCAGGTCATATCGTGCAGGGGCATGTGGATGGCGTGGCGACATTCTGCACGGCGGATCTGGTGGGCGAGGCGCGGAAGCTTGTTTTCGCGGCGCCGGCGGCCCTGCGCCGTTACATGGTCGAGAAGGGATCGATCACGCTGGATGGCATCAGCCTGACGCTGAACGCCGTGAGCGAGCCGAAAGATGGGGAATTCACCGTCGAGGTGATGATCATTCCTCACACATGGGATCACACCACGCTCGGAGCGCTTTCATCGGGTGAGCCGGTGAATGTCGAGGTCGACGTGATTGCAAAATATGTGGAGAGCGTATGTCAGTATCGTTGA
- the ribB gene encoding 3,4-dihydroxy-2-butanone-4-phosphate synthase: MPLSLLRAVEAIREGRMVIMVDDEDRENEGDLVMAAEFMTPAAMNFMVTHGRGLVCLPLTSERVEQLALPMMVKVNNAPRSTAFTVSIEAHEGVTTGISAHDRARTILAAVAPDAKPADLVSPGHIFPLRAAPGGVLERDGHTEGSIDIARLAGCAPAAVICEILSEDGTMARRPELEVFGRRHDLPIVSIAELTAWVRQHGTTPISEETVTVDPVTSSVVAELAEAHLPSIYGGEDLMIHAFRDAEGVEHVALVKGNPAAKGAVPLVRMHSECVTGDALGSMRCDCGNQLQKALREIGQAESGVLLYVRGHEGRGIGLGNKIRAYALQDRGLDTIDANHELGFDTDQRDWSAAAAVLRDLGVTVLDLLTNNPAKVKALEERGFTVRKRVGLEVAPNPFNRAYLDAKRKRMGHTLLAESVPTPLSVR; the protein is encoded by the coding sequence ATGCCTCTCTCGCTGTTGCGGGCGGTCGAGGCGATCCGCGAAGGCCGCATGGTCATCATGGTCGATGACGAGGATCGTGAGAACGAGGGTGATCTCGTGATGGCCGCCGAGTTCATGACGCCTGCGGCGATGAACTTCATGGTGACGCACGGACGCGGCCTTGTCTGTCTGCCGCTCACGTCGGAGCGTGTCGAGCAGCTTGCCCTGCCGATGATGGTGAAGGTCAACAATGCTCCGCGCAGCACCGCTTTCACGGTGTCCATCGAGGCGCATGAAGGCGTGACGACCGGCATTTCCGCGCATGATCGTGCCCGCACCATTCTGGCGGCTGTCGCACCGGATGCGAAACCCGCTGATCTGGTCTCGCCCGGTCATATCTTCCCGCTGCGAGCAGCGCCGGGCGGCGTGCTGGAACGCGACGGTCACACGGAAGGATCCATCGATATCGCACGTCTGGCCGGATGTGCGCCTGCCGCTGTGATCTGCGAAATCCTGAGTGAAGACGGCACGATGGCGCGGCGTCCGGAACTGGAAGTGTTCGGACGCAGGCACGACCTGCCGATCGTCTCCATCGCCGAACTGACGGCATGGGTGCGCCAGCATGGCACGACGCCGATCTCGGAAGAAACCGTCACGGTTGATCCTGTGACCAGTTCCGTCGTGGCCGAACTGGCCGAGGCTCATCTGCCGAGCATCTATGGCGGTGAGGACCTGATGATCCACGCTTTCCGTGATGCGGAAGGCGTCGAGCATGTGGCGCTGGTGAAAGGCAACCCGGCCGCGAAGGGCGCTGTGCCGCTCGTGCGGATGCACTCCGAATGTGTGACGGGGGATGCGCTGGGGTCGATGCGGTGCGACTGTGGCAACCAGTTGCAGAAGGCGCTGCGCGAAATCGGACAGGCGGAGAGTGGCGTGCTGCTGTATGTCCGTGGTCACGAGGGACGAGGCATCGGTCTTGGCAACAAGATCCGTGCCTATGCGCTTCAGGATCGCGGGTTGGATACGATCGACGCCAACCACGAACTTGGCTTTGATACCGACCAGCGTGACTGGTCCGCCGCCGCCGCCGTTCTGCGCGATCTGGGCGTGACGGTGCTGGACCTGCTGACCAACAATCCGGCCAAGGTGAAGGCGCTGGAGGAACGCGGCTTCACCGTTCGCAAACGTGTCGGGCTGGAAGTCGCGCCGAACCCGTTCAACCGCGCCTATCTCGACGCCAAGCGGAAACGGATGGGGCATACCCTGCTGGCTGAATCCGTTCCGACTCCTCTTTCCGTTCGCTGA
- the ribH gene encoding 6,7-dimethyl-8-ribityllumazine synthase, whose protein sequence is MSTRSPESMPSLHLTPAPRLALVVSRFNEDVTGGLRNGSIEWLGEHGISVADEDVFLAPGAFELPLLAQTLAKTGKYEGVICLGCVIKGDTAHFEFISLGATIGIQQASLTTETPIAFGILTTYTDVQAVSRSRADEHNKGREAAAACVESIALLRRIKG, encoded by the coding sequence ATGAGCACACGTTCTCCTGAATCTATGCCTTCTCTTCATCTGACCCCGGCACCGCGTCTGGCGCTGGTCGTCAGCCGTTTCAATGAGGACGTGACAGGCGGTTTGCGGAACGGTTCCATCGAGTGGCTGGGTGAACACGGCATTTCCGTCGCGGACGAGGATGTGTTCCTCGCGCCGGGCGCATTCGAACTGCCGCTTCTGGCCCAGACGCTGGCGAAGACCGGTAAATATGAAGGCGTGATCTGCCTCGGTTGTGTCATCAAGGGTGATACGGCGCATTTCGAGTTCATCAGCCTTGGTGCGACGATTGGCATCCAGCAGGCATCACTGACGACGGAAACACCGATCGCGTTCGGTATTCTCACGACCTATACCGATGTTCAGGCCGTGTCCCGTTCGCGTGCGGATGAGCATAACAAGGGCCGTGAAGCCGCTGCGGCCTGTGTTGAATCGATTGCGCTGCTGCGTCGTATCAAAGGCTGA